A region from the Tahibacter amnicola genome encodes:
- the glpK gene encoding glycerol kinase GlpK: MATYILALDQGTTSSRAILFDRNGHPVARAQRELTQHFPQSGWVEHDPLEIWHSQLDTLHQALASVGASPRDIAAIGIANQRETSLVWERATGKPLAPAIVWQDRRTAAHCAQLQAEGHEEQVRRRTGLLLDPYFSATKLAWLLDAIPHGRERAQAGELAAGTIDSWLIWKLSDGARHVTDATNASRTLLLDIDTGQWDPAMLALFDIPLPCLPQVVPSGTRGEPIALATALGHPVPITGVAGDQQAALFGQTCFVPGMAKNTYGTGCFVLMQTGDRRIHSSNRLLTTIASHTQERRYALEGSVFVGGAVVQWLRDGLGMIERAEDVEALAASVPDHGDVHVVPAFAGLGSPHWDPYARGAIVGLSRGSTRAHIARAALESIAFQSAELLQAMQADVGHPLTELRVDGGASANNLLMQFQSDLLGVPVVRPRCTETTALGAAYLAGLSAGYWESTGELAGNWQVDRVFEPAMSRDEAGGRLHTWARAVERSRGWTRADA; the protein is encoded by the coding sequence GTGGCCACCTACATTCTCGCGCTCGACCAAGGCACCACCAGTTCCCGCGCCATCCTGTTCGACCGCAACGGTCATCCGGTGGCGCGCGCGCAGCGCGAGTTGACCCAGCATTTTCCACAATCGGGCTGGGTCGAGCACGATCCGCTGGAGATCTGGCACTCCCAGCTCGATACGCTGCACCAGGCGCTGGCCAGCGTCGGCGCCAGTCCACGCGATATCGCGGCCATCGGCATCGCCAACCAGCGCGAAACCAGCCTGGTGTGGGAGCGTGCCACCGGCAAGCCCCTGGCACCCGCCATCGTCTGGCAGGATCGCCGCACGGCTGCGCACTGTGCACAACTGCAGGCCGAAGGGCACGAGGAGCAGGTCCGTCGCCGCACCGGCTTGCTGCTCGATCCGTATTTTTCCGCCACGAAACTGGCCTGGCTGCTCGATGCGATTCCGCACGGCCGCGAGCGCGCGCAGGCCGGCGAGCTGGCAGCAGGCACCATCGACAGCTGGCTGATCTGGAAACTCAGCGACGGTGCGCGGCACGTCACCGACGCCACCAACGCCAGCCGCACCCTGCTGCTGGATATCGATACCGGGCAGTGGGATCCGGCCATGCTGGCACTCTTCGATATTCCCTTGCCGTGCCTGCCGCAGGTCGTGCCATCGGGTACGCGCGGCGAGCCGATCGCCCTGGCCACCGCACTGGGGCACCCGGTTCCGATCACAGGCGTCGCGGGCGACCAGCAGGCCGCCCTGTTCGGCCAGACCTGTTTCGTGCCCGGCATGGCCAAGAACACCTATGGCACCGGCTGCTTCGTGCTGATGCAGACCGGCGATCGCCGCATCCATTCCAGCAACCGCCTGTTGACCACCATTGCCTCGCACACGCAGGAGCGCCGCTACGCGCTGGAAGGCAGTGTCTTCGTCGGCGGCGCCGTGGTGCAATGGCTGCGTGACGGCCTGGGCATGATCGAGCGCGCCGAAGATGTCGAAGCACTCGCGGCCAGCGTCCCGGATCACGGCGATGTGCACGTGGTGCCCGCCTTTGCCGGCCTGGGCAGCCCACACTGGGACCCCTACGCGCGTGGCGCCATCGTCGGGCTCTCGCGGGGCAGCACGCGCGCGCACATCGCCCGGGCGGCACTGGAATCGATCGCGTTCCAGAGCGCCGAATTGCTCCAGGCAATGCAGGCGGATGTCGGGCATCCGCTGACCGAGCTGCGTGTCGACGGCGGGGCTTCCGCGAACAATCTGCTGATGCAGTTCCAGTCCGACCTCCTCGGCGTGCCGGTGGTGCGGCCGCGCTGCACCGAGACGACGGCACTGGGCGCCGCCTACCTGGCGGGCCTGTCCGCGGGCTATTGGGAATCCACCGGGGAACTGGCTGGCAACTGGCAGGTCGACCGCGTCTTCGAGCCGGCGATGAGCCGCGACGAAGCGGGCGGTCGCCTGCACACCTGGGCGCGTGCGGTCGAGCGATCGCGCGGCTGGACCCGCGCTGACGCGTAG